A genomic stretch from Chromatiales bacterium includes:
- the fdx gene encoding ISC system 2Fe-2S type ferredoxin, whose protein sequence is MPKITFLAHEKLCPQDKVVEVESGTSICDAALSNDIELEHACEKSCACTTCHVYVREGYDTLDEPTENEEDYLDKAWGLDPDSRLSCQAIVKDQDLVVEIPKYTINLVSEQH, encoded by the coding sequence ATGCCTAAAATCACTTTTTTAGCCCACGAAAAGCTATGTCCGCAAGACAAAGTAGTAGAAGTAGAGAGCGGCACCAGTATTTGTGATGCAGCATTAAGCAACGACATAGAACTGGAACATGCGTGCGAGAAATCTTGCGCCTGCACAACCTGCCATGTATATGTACGCGAAGGCTACGATACACTCGATGAACCCACCGAGAACGAAGAAGACTATCTTGATAAAGCGTGGGGGTTAGATCCCGATTCAAGACTCAGTTGCCAAGCTATCGTAAAAGACCAAGATCTAGTCGTAGAGATACCCAAATATACGATTAATCTAGTATCCGAGCAGCATTAA
- the hscA gene encoding Fe-S protein assembly chaperone HscA → MPLLQITEPGLSATQAKQSLCVAGIDLGTTNSLIAIVEDGKPRALADQQQQVHLPSVVHYRADAPPLVGNEALARSAQFPLDTIVSIKRLVGRGIEQSDALKATFGYRFVTDDPKVPRISTAAGNKSAVEISADILKALMLRAEQTLGDTLAGVVITVPAYFDDAQRQATKDAAALANLKVYRLLNEPTAAAVAYGLDRVAEKELILVYDLGGGTFDLSILKMERGILRVLATGGDTMLGGDDFDSLIAQHFMSQAPTSVEPTSEAMRGLLSEARRAKHILSEQPEYRGRVELADSQPWDVFLRRSELEVLLSPAIEKTLHICKQVLNDAGVTAQQIHNIVLVGGSTRIPLVRNRIQQAIGIAPLLGINPDQVVALGAAIQASVLAGNAQTDDKLLLLDVVPLSLGIETMGGLVERIIPRNSVIPTSKTQEFTTYKDGQTGMTLHVVQGERELVDDCRSLARFELKGITPKVAGASKVGVTFNVDADGLLSVSAIDVDSGAQAHVEVKPSYGLSDTEIEQMIKESAKHAKEDVTERKLKEKLVEGQRVLDALATALAQHQALISDDNEKQNILKARDQLQHELESNNVERIEQAIKHLEESSEAFIARRMNATIREVLHGKSAKDFIEN, encoded by the coding sequence ATGCCTTTGTTGCAGATCACTGAACCGGGTCTATCAGCTACGCAAGCAAAGCAATCGCTATGCGTTGCCGGCATAGATTTAGGCACTACAAACTCGCTGATTGCAATTGTCGAGGACGGGAAACCACGCGCGTTAGCCGATCAACAGCAACAAGTACATTTACCATCGGTTGTGCATTACCGCGCCGATGCGCCACCCTTGGTAGGCAACGAAGCTCTGGCTAGATCTGCGCAATTTCCGCTCGATACCATCGTCTCTATCAAACGATTGGTCGGACGAGGTATCGAACAAAGCGATGCGCTTAAAGCAACCTTCGGCTACCGTTTTGTAACCGACGATCCTAAAGTACCAAGAATTAGCACTGCCGCAGGGAATAAAAGTGCGGTAGAAATATCTGCCGATATATTAAAAGCTCTGATGTTACGCGCAGAGCAGACCTTAGGAGATACTTTGGCGGGTGTGGTCATTACGGTGCCAGCATATTTTGATGATGCGCAGCGACAAGCGACCAAAGACGCTGCAGCCTTAGCTAACTTAAAAGTGTACCGTTTGTTGAACGAACCGACCGCAGCCGCCGTTGCTTACGGATTAGATCGGGTTGCCGAAAAAGAATTGATTTTGGTCTACGATTTAGGTGGCGGCACTTTTGATTTATCAATTCTCAAAATGGAACGGGGCATATTGCGCGTATTAGCAACTGGTGGTGACACCATGCTGGGAGGAGATGATTTTGACTCGTTAATCGCACAACACTTTATGAGCCAAGCACCGACCTCAGTAGAACCAACCAGCGAAGCGATGCGTGGTCTATTGAGTGAAGCACGCAGAGCAAAACATATCCTCAGCGAGCAACCTGAATATCGCGGTCGCGTAGAACTTGCCGACTCGCAACCATGGGATGTATTTTTAAGGCGCTCGGAGTTGGAAGTATTACTTAGCCCAGCGATTGAAAAAACTTTGCATATATGCAAGCAGGTGCTGAACGATGCTGGTGTTACTGCACAGCAAATACACAATATCGTTTTAGTGGGCGGTTCTACCCGCATCCCGTTGGTACGCAATCGTATCCAACAAGCGATAGGTATCGCACCTTTGCTTGGTATAAACCCAGACCAAGTCGTCGCACTTGGGGCTGCCATACAAGCCTCTGTGCTAGCCGGCAATGCGCAAACCGACGATAAACTATTGCTGTTAGATGTGGTGCCGTTATCTCTGGGTATCGAGACTATGGGTGGCCTGGTTGAGAGAATAATACCTAGAAATAGTGTAATACCAACATCCAAAACACAGGAATTTACGACTTACAAAGACGGTCAAACGGGTATGACATTACATGTAGTGCAAGGTGAGCGAGAACTGGTTGACGATTGTCGGTCGCTGGCTCGTTTTGAATTGAAAGGCATCACCCCCAAAGTTGCTGGAGCATCTAAGGTCGGTGTTACTTTTAATGTTGATGCCGACGGCCTGTTGTCAGTGTCGGCAATTGATGTCGATAGTGGCGCACAAGCACATGTCGAAGTGAAGCCATCCTACGGCTTATCCGACACTGAGATAGAGCAAATGATCAAAGAATCGGCAAAGCACGCGAAGGAAGATGTTACCGAGCGTAAACTCAAAGAAAAACTAGTAGAAGGCCAACGCGTGCTCGATGCATTGGCTACCGCACTTGCACAACATCAGGCCTTGATATCCGATGACAACGAAAAACAAAATATACTCAAGGCACGCGATCAGCTGCAGCACGAACTAGAGAGCAACAATGTAGAGCGTATCGAGCAAGCGATAAAACACCTAGAAGAGAGCAGCGAGGCGTTCATTGCGCGGCGCATGAACGCCACTATACGAGAAGTTTTGCACGGCAAGTCAGCAAAAGATTTCATTGAAAACTAA
- a CDS encoding DEAD/DEAH box helicase family protein, translated as MMPNTERVPDNNDTNDLNRLREALVTIEEMSSQQTDGKWLEQLTADCAPLIAEWDVCEAWKWDDWPGKEYRDCGIDVVAKRHDGKHIAIQCKSRQLGDNGEGNPINRREINSFIAESTIRTEDWEELWLVVNGAVGTSSNADKVLCENNVKQVNLHSDIRKHLDATSSNIDEDQVPREEVDSKQTRDAMQQEAVEIAVGKLKAQANSGKGDARGKIILPCGTGKSRIALRIIETLTEAGEISAILCPSIALVAQLRREFLVNSSKQLMALAVCSDQTAAQSSDLSKDQTADLSQASTRGIKGSVTTDPAEIVRWMDAVPQDSIGVIFGTYQSSHKIADALQSSSKTITVMVADEAHRTAGIRRVKGKEGQLRDFTVCHNQLRFRAKYRIYQTATPKVYKTERQRNAEWRVNNREWITRSMDDEDIFGPEIYRKDYRDAVNNGWLSDYRIIALGVNDEEAYKTANQLATDTKGLSTSQFLRGLVLALVMGGGTRKNGHNIRSSINFMNTVDRSKKMTEALQSATVRQWVGHRLAEDGVCEGVNKYHLQHLDAKSNVEKREQAIAQLVKATEAVPQGILNVGIFGEGTDAPSLSAVGFLEPRKSPVEVIQAVGRVMRRAEEKQLGYVLCPILIPRNTDAESWLANSSPEDGWQALGQILRALRAHDSRIEDELSDLMKIYLPPRTVEDESTVVALGIEHGRASYHMHTGKPGTVETHVENTLNGKEQRKDVFEPLSETLHDSENDTDKADEHTVHPLQQCIEPNRIVSGKKNSDGSIEIREQGIERDRPRADGTPGPINIKKTKKTAKDMLNGKTGRKIPRHRKTAEERAALKEQQTLNLLQQSKADDMGIFVNLLEKSGLCRNKAKRSVNTIEEAIREAKHCLKEEELDGELNNYFGLDQQIGKDRADGCTIAALLLMNAAMLHHRIAAGRWLDGVDGLDNIKSHPDAADQVHRQWNKITRHDFLPVIEPAIEIIEKIQDTGRKSGLNKAVRHIAGEAQRLAEDYAEMGADYAGELFNKIMGNQTSDGAFFTRPESASLLARLTLDVVASKADWTTPNTWQANKITDLACGSGTLLAASLTEMKRRAQERGASTQQLAELQKLAVEETLCGLDINIVSLQLAAAQLTAGNVNVPYRNMGLYRMPYGPEDDQVKVGSLELLGQRKIVPRPDELDLHQSDAVSEQLEMRETAPALVDGTNPALVDGTKAALGARVIMMNPPFTERTKMGEKYPMETRERMRERVDSFEDGLVSSDPEMEDFVSRRSIGPMFVALAERCLDSKDGTLAMIRPTIVLTGVAAAQERILLAKRFHIHTLLTSHQPSQPNLSQNTKINESIIIAKRHSGEDSVPPTRIINLDKLPLDESSAADLHSCLDGLVEGLIPYGWGEVSEWPAEYMEAGNWIAAAFRSPILAKATAEIATKEALMRLMDQGASSSSTAPTLSVHFTETEINSGFPILKSKGEDAQKCITAKPDQYWIHKKQDHAETARLLEKAENLLVTAGQNISTARLTAVVSDKKYVGLGWQPVRGLSLIQAKAVAVFLNSTLGRLQLLGKRSQMLTFPIYNPAVWKDIRCPALSDKRICTILADCWQQTADIEVPQYRDGECEVRRLWDEAVADALEWDKDGLAELRDLLHKEPYVRGLGYNEFG; from the coding sequence ATGATGCCAAACACAGAGCGCGTACCCGACAATAACGATACCAACGACTTGAATAGACTAAGAGAGGCGTTGGTTACAATTGAAGAAATGTCAAGCCAGCAGACAGATGGGAAATGGTTGGAGCAATTGACTGCTGATTGTGCCCCCCTTATCGCCGAATGGGATGTCTGCGAAGCCTGGAAGTGGGATGATTGGCCAGGTAAGGAATACCGAGATTGCGGTATTGATGTGGTTGCCAAGCGGCACGACGGCAAGCACATAGCCATTCAATGCAAGTCCAGGCAGCTAGGTGATAATGGCGAAGGTAATCCGATAAACAGGCGCGAAATTAACAGCTTTATTGCCGAATCAACGATCCGCACTGAAGATTGGGAAGAGCTCTGGTTAGTCGTTAATGGCGCCGTTGGTACTAGCTCAAACGCCGATAAGGTGCTCTGTGAGAACAATGTCAAGCAGGTCAATTTACATTCAGATATCAGGAAACACCTTGACGCTACCAGTAGCAACATTGACGAAGATCAAGTGCCCCGTGAAGAGGTAGACAGCAAACAGACGCGGGATGCTATGCAGCAGGAGGCTGTCGAGATAGCGGTGGGAAAGCTTAAGGCGCAGGCAAATAGCGGAAAAGGGGATGCCAGGGGCAAGATCATTCTCCCATGCGGAACTGGCAAGTCGCGTATCGCGCTGCGGATAATAGAAACACTAACCGAAGCAGGAGAAATCTCGGCAATCCTCTGCCCATCCATTGCGCTGGTTGCTCAATTACGCCGCGAATTTCTCGTCAACAGCTCCAAACAGCTGATGGCGTTGGCAGTGTGTTCTGACCAAACCGCAGCACAAAGCAGCGATTTGTCAAAAGACCAAACGGCGGATTTGAGTCAAGCAAGCACCCGTGGCATCAAAGGTAGCGTTACCACAGACCCCGCCGAAATAGTGCGGTGGATGGATGCAGTGCCACAGGATAGCATTGGTGTTATCTTCGGCACTTATCAGTCCAGCCATAAAATTGCCGATGCGCTGCAATCAAGTAGTAAAACGATTACTGTAATGGTAGCCGATGAAGCACACCGAACAGCAGGGATTCGGCGTGTTAAAGGGAAAGAAGGGCAACTACGCGATTTCACTGTTTGTCACAACCAGCTTCGTTTCCGTGCAAAATACCGGATTTATCAAACGGCAACCCCAAAGGTTTATAAAACTGAAAGGCAACGCAACGCTGAGTGGAGGGTAAACAACAGGGAATGGATTACTCGTAGCATGGACGACGAGGATATTTTCGGACCAGAGATTTATAGAAAAGACTATCGTGACGCGGTAAATAACGGTTGGCTTTCAGATTATCGTATCATTGCCCTCGGCGTTAATGATGAAGAAGCCTATAAGACTGCTAACCAACTGGCGACAGATACCAAAGGTCTGTCCACTTCGCAGTTCTTGCGCGGACTGGTTCTTGCTTTGGTTATGGGCGGAGGCACCCGCAAAAACGGACATAACATCCGTTCGTCTATCAACTTTATGAATACGGTTGATAGGTCAAAAAAAATGACTGAGGCACTCCAATCTGCTACTGTGCGTCAATGGGTGGGGCACCGACTAGCAGAGGATGGCGTGTGCGAAGGAGTCAATAAATATCACTTGCAGCACCTTGATGCCAAAAGCAATGTAGAGAAGCGCGAACAAGCCATAGCGCAACTTGTCAAGGCGACAGAGGCGGTGCCACAAGGTATCCTCAATGTCGGCATTTTCGGCGAAGGAACAGATGCGCCCTCGCTCTCGGCAGTGGGTTTCCTTGAACCACGCAAATCTCCGGTGGAAGTGATTCAGGCAGTAGGACGGGTTATGCGTCGCGCCGAAGAGAAACAACTAGGCTATGTCCTCTGCCCTATTCTAATCCCTCGAAACACTGATGCAGAGAGTTGGCTCGCGAACAGCTCTCCTGAAGATGGATGGCAAGCATTGGGTCAAATATTGAGAGCGTTGCGCGCCCATGACTCGCGCATTGAGGATGAACTCAGCGATCTAATGAAAATCTATCTTCCGCCGAGGACTGTCGAAGATGAGTCTACTGTGGTAGCCCTCGGAATTGAACACGGCAGAGCCTCCTACCACATGCATACAGGCAAGCCTGGGACTGTGGAGACGCATGTTGAAAATACGCTGAACGGGAAGGAGCAGCGCAAAGATGTGTTCGAACCACTCAGCGAGACCCTGCACGATTCTGAAAACGACACTGACAAAGCAGACGAGCATACAGTTCACCCGCTGCAGCAATGCATTGAACCCAACCGTATAGTCAGTGGAAAGAAAAACTCAGACGGAAGCATTGAAATACGCGAACAAGGGATTGAAAGAGACCGGCCTAGAGCGGACGGTACGCCAGGACCGATCAATATAAAAAAGACCAAAAAAACAGCCAAAGATATGCTCAATGGCAAAACTGGGCGCAAAATCCCGCGCCATCGTAAAACCGCAGAGGAAAGAGCCGCACTCAAAGAACAACAAACTTTGAACCTGCTACAGCAGTCTAAAGCCGATGATATGGGAATTTTCGTTAATCTGTTAGAAAAGTCCGGGCTTTGTCGAAATAAGGCAAAGCGAAGCGTCAATACTATCGAGGAAGCTATCAGGGAAGCGAAACACTGCTTGAAAGAAGAAGAACTTGACGGAGAACTGAATAACTATTTTGGTTTGGATCAGCAGATCGGCAAAGATCGTGCCGATGGTTGCACCATTGCGGCTTTACTTTTGATGAATGCCGCCATGCTACATCATCGGATTGCTGCCGGCAGGTGGTTGGATGGCGTTGACGGACTTGATAACATCAAGAGTCATCCAGACGCTGCCGACCAAGTCCATCGTCAGTGGAACAAGATTACTCGCCACGATTTTCTCCCTGTGATTGAACCTGCCATCGAAATCATTGAAAAAATACAGGATACCGGAAGAAAATCAGGGCTAAACAAAGCAGTGCGGCACATCGCCGGTGAAGCACAACGCTTGGCTGAGGACTATGCCGAGATGGGTGCCGATTATGCCGGTGAATTGTTCAATAAAATTATGGGCAACCAGACATCGGACGGCGCTTTTTTTACCCGGCCAGAATCTGCCTCACTACTTGCACGGCTTACTTTAGATGTAGTGGCAAGCAAGGCAGACTGGACAACTCCCAATACTTGGCAGGCAAATAAAATCACCGATTTGGCGTGCGGTTCAGGGACATTGCTCGCCGCATCATTAACAGAAATGAAGCGTCGAGCACAGGAAAGAGGTGCCAGCACACAGCAACTGGCAGAACTACAAAAATTGGCTGTAGAGGAAACACTTTGCGGGCTGGACATTAATATTGTTTCGCTACAACTGGCTGCAGCCCAGCTGACAGCGGGTAATGTCAATGTGCCTTATAGAAACATGGGCTTGTATAGAATGCCTTATGGTCCTGAGGATGATCAAGTAAAAGTAGGTTCGCTTGAATTACTTGGGCAGCGTAAGATTGTTCCCAGACCTGACGAGCTGGACTTACATCAATCGGATGCTGTATCAGAGCAGTTGGAAATGAGGGAGACTGCTCCGGCTCTTGTGGATGGAACCAATCCAGCCCTTGTGGATGGAACCAAAGCCGCTTTGGGTGCTCGTGTTATTATGATGAACCCGCCATTTACTGAACGCACCAAAATGGGTGAGAAATATCCGATGGAAACTCGCGAAAGAATGCGGGAACGGGTAGATTCGTTTGAGGATGGTTTGGTGTCGTCTGATCCTGAGATGGAGGATTTTGTATCCAGAAGATCTATCGGTCCCATGTTTGTTGCGTTGGCAGAACGATGCCTTGATTCGAAGGATGGGACATTGGCAATGATCAGACCTACCATAGTCCTAACAGGTGTGGCGGCAGCGCAGGAACGCATTTTATTAGCGAAACGCTTTCATATCCACACATTGCTTACCAGCCACCAGCCAAGCCAACCTAATCTGAGCCAGAATACTAAAATCAACGAAAGCATCATTATTGCCAAACGACATTCAGGTGAGGACTCAGTGCCACCTACACGAATTATCAACCTTGATAAATTGCCACTTGATGAATCATCAGCTGCCGATCTGCACAGCTGTCTTGACGGTCTTGTAGAAGGTCTCATCCCATATGGTTGGGGGGAAGTTTCCGAATGGCCTGCCGAATACATGGAAGCAGGCAACTGGATAGCTGCGGCTTTTCGCTCACCGATTCTTGCCAAAGCTACTGCGGAGATAGCTACCAAAGAAGCATTAATGCGCTTGATGGATCAAGGCGCAAGCTCGTCCTCAACAGCGCCAACACTATCAGTTCACTTCACGGAGACTGAAATCAACAGTGGATTTCCTATCCTTAAATCGAAGGGCGAGGATGCTCAGAAGTGCATTACAGCGAAACCTGATCAATATTGGATACATAAAAAACAAGACCATGCCGAAACTGCAAGACTTCTAGAGAAGGCAGAAAACTTGCTAGTCACAGCTGGTCAAAACATCAGTACTGCTCGGTTGACCGCAGTGGTGAGCGATAAAAAATATGTCGGTTTAGGTTGGCAACCAGTGCGCGGTTTGTCATTGATACAAGCAAAGGCTGTCGCCGTATTCCTTAATTCAACTCTTGGGCGGTTGCAGTTACTGGGTAAGCGGTCTCAAATGCTAACATTTCCGATATACAACCCTGCTGTTTGGAAGGATATCAGATGTCCCGCTCTCAGCGATAAACGCATATGCACTATCCTTGCCGATTGCTGGCAACAAACTGCCGACATCGAGGTGCCACAATATCGAGACGGCGAGTGCGAAGTGCGTCGCCTATGGGACGAGGCGGTGGCTGACGCATTGGAATGGGACAAGGATGGGCTTGCCGAACTACGCGATTTACTTCATAAGGAACCTTATGTGAGAGGACTGGGTTACAACGAATTTGGATGA
- the epmB gene encoding EF-P beta-lysylation protein EpmB — protein sequence MNHSGSQSSMSWQRQLGNAVTDITTLLKALQISPAQAHLAGIDSEPLFPLKIPWSYLSRIQKGCIDDPLLRQVLALKSEHLSTADETDDPVGDLPARQLSGLIHKYYGRVLLTVSGACAIHCRYCFRKNFPYNKNTLTNNLVPIYEYIKQRPEISEVILSGGDPLTYSNNKLFALCEQLESIAHISRIRIHTRLPIVVPARVDKQLNEWLKQRPKHYVIVFHINHPKEINDEVEVATAKLRHLCLLNQSVLLRSVNDQAAILKELSIRCFQVGILPYYLHLLDPVSGSSHFNVPRREAINIMKKLHAELPGYLVPRLVKEYPREASKTPIAIRF from the coding sequence ATGAACCACTCTGGTAGTCAATCGTCAATGAGTTGGCAACGGCAATTGGGCAACGCCGTAACCGATATCACGACACTGCTCAAAGCACTGCAAATCAGTCCCGCACAAGCACACCTTGCAGGCATTGATAGTGAACCGCTATTCCCACTAAAAATACCATGGAGTTATTTATCTCGTATACAAAAAGGCTGCATTGACGACCCTTTGCTACGACAGGTGCTGGCATTGAAAAGTGAACATCTATCAACCGCCGATGAGACAGACGATCCAGTGGGAGATTTACCAGCGCGCCAATTAAGCGGGTTGATTCATAAATATTATGGGCGCGTCCTGCTAACCGTCTCTGGTGCCTGTGCCATTCACTGCCGTTATTGCTTTCGTAAAAACTTTCCTTATAACAAAAATACTCTAACAAATAACCTAGTGCCAATATACGAATATATAAAGCAACGACCGGAAATATCAGAAGTGATTCTCAGCGGTGGCGATCCCTTAACTTATAGCAATAATAAATTGTTTGCACTCTGTGAGCAATTAGAGAGCATCGCGCATATTAGCAGGATACGCATACACACACGCCTGCCTATAGTGGTGCCGGCGCGAGTTGACAAGCAGCTAAACGAATGGTTAAAACAACGACCCAAACACTATGTTATCGTCTTCCACATTAATCACCCTAAGGAAATAAACGATGAGGTTGAAGTAGCAACGGCGAAGCTACGCCATTTGTGTCTGCTCAATCAGTCCGTGCTGTTGCGCAGCGTCAACGACCAAGCTGCAATCTTAAAAGAACTAAGCATCCGCTGTTTTCAGGTAGGCATTTTGCCTTATTATTTGCATTTGCTAGATCCCGTCAGTGGCAGTTCTCACTTTAATGTGCCGCGTAGAGAAGCCATTAACATAATGAAAAAACTACACGCTGAATTGCCCGGCTATTTAGTACCAAGACTAGTCAAAGAATATCCGCGCGAAGCATCTAAAACACCCATCGCAATTAGATTTTAG